TTTCATAGTAATTCGAGTTATCTTGATTCAAATTAGTGTGAGAGTTGACAAATCGAATGAGACTCATTCGATTTGTATAGAAACGTTCTAATGGGAGATTCATGTAACGTTTTCTcatttgagtgaattgtgtaATTTAGAACTCCATTTGATTTAATTGTGCGTTTTAcccttttatttaattaattaaatttgttaatttgtATTGACGTGCGTGGATACACACGAATATatgaaagaattttaaaaattaattaaatagaaaattaaattttttttaggagaattagaaataaatttctttgattatttttataataaaaatgttctattttcaagggaaaatgaataaaagaaagcatCTTAATCActctaaataaatttagataaaaagtcatttataatattttaagaagaATATTGCGAGAGAATAATTTCTTACATGATTATGGAATCGctctaaaaagaaaaaactaaaaaaaaacaaaaaacaaaacaaaacaaagcaaAAGATGAGTACTATAGTCTATAGTAATGTTAACTCCTAACGCACCTCACCTAAAACGTCTTCTTGATAACAAATTCATGGTACTAATTCCACTTCTAATTTCTAAATTAACCAAtatttggtgatgatgatgatgatggactTCAATATTATAAGccacaataaaattttcaatgtgTTGTTGTGGGGCCATATTTGAACTTAACCACTCAAGATGCTTGCTAAAAATTCTTGTTATGATAGCATTGCTACCCTACATAGCTCATAGACAGAAGAAGAAGCATTCTCGTCTATCTATCTAGTGGGCCTATTCTATTCCCcaacatttaaataaaaaaaaaaagaagaaaaaacccATTGCCAGCCATATCCTTAAAATCAGTGATTGTCCCTTAAGTGACACCCACTTTACAACATTTCTTAAACCAAAATGAGTGATGCACCCCAAATTGCCTATTGCTCAAGGAACCCAGTAGTGCAAGTCATAATCTTCACTATAGTACAAAATAAACTCTGTTGAATGCAAAATTTATTCACATACTTTGTAATTATTAGGATAATGTTAGGGTGGAGAGTGAAATCggttaaaaagtaaaaattatgttttataatagaaaaatattaaaaaataaaaatatcatatacaatgtacattttaaaaaaaaataattataattttagtttttatccaattttactttttactaaaaaaatttcttattattattgccATAGACACCCAATCTTCCTTTCAAAAACCTTTACCTTACCAACGATCTACGGCATTAATAAGGTCAAGTACAGTGATTCCAAACTTCAattagaaagaagagaaaagagcaCAAAAGCTGAGTGCTAGAAACTCTCACCTAATAGTGTCtgtgaaaaagataaatattatttttcagtaAAACTTATTCCAAAATTCGAATCTGCAAGGAACTATTTGGCTtaggtttttattttctatttttgtatttttactaTTCCCCAATATAGGACtttgttaaaagaaataatgaaaacatACACAAGATTTTACTTTTAGGATATGTTTGATTAGAGAATAAAAATGGGATGAAAAAACGTTCACCTTATTTTTATTACACAACCAAATATCATTATTTTACCATCACTCCACAAATTTTTTAGaagagaaaacatgaaaataaaagttaaaaacaaaaaaaactatagGATTATTTCAAGACAAAACTTAGAATGTATTTAGTTTacatttttcattttcagtatttttttaattttatgaaagaaaaaaacaaaagataaaaataaaaaatataaatttactgttttcattatttttcattttttcataaaattttaaaaacagaatatactaaaaagacaaaaaaataaaaacgcaAACTACACACCTAAAGTTTTGTCAAGACTCAACCTCCAAAGAGAACAAAATGAATATTCCCCCAAATATTGtcaccttttatttttatttgggtatatactattgacactattTTATCTTTGTCTCTGCCATGTTTCTATTGATAGAACTTCACCAAAGCAACAACATGAAAACGTCATCCACTATTATGAATAACCCTGGAATCTTAGCTGGGAAAAAGACtattggttttaaaaaattgtGACAAAAAAGAGACTTAGCCAGGCAAGGCAATGATGGCACAAGCAGAACACAAACAAAAGCACTAAAGTCACACGTACGCTAATAATTGTCATTCCACTAATCATACCAAATGGtaagaagaaccaaaaagaaattcaaaatggcAACAATGATCAAGAATCCAATGTGAGATTTTCAAGTTCTCGGATTCCTCCTCCTTGACTAGTGCCCTTTTTCAACTCCAATGCTCTCTTGTAAGGAGGTGCAATTGGGGGCTGAACAGGATCAAGGCTCTGATAGGTTCCCCCAACAACTTTAGGTAGTGGATATGAGCGATCAGAATCATATCCACTAAGGTCACCACATGCTAGAAATGGTATATACACCTTGTTAGGGCCTTCCAACCTCCCACTACAACAATCTGCAAAACCCCACACACATTAACAAAACATTGCATGATAAAACTCTAGACTAGGAACATGACATGATGAACAAGTAACTCAGCCTTATCCTACCAAATGGGATTGGCTAATGGATCAAATAGCATCAAAATGTTGCGTGTGGATCAAATGGAGGATAGACCAATGTGATCCAAGAAAACTTTGGAATACTTTATTAAGAAAGATTTTTAAGTATAAGGTGGACTCAACACAAATATGATCTATAACAATTCTCTGCGTGTCCCATTTACCTGACCCTACCTAGTGAAATAAAGTCTCCTGAAGGTGATTGGACATGTTGGTGTCATATATGAGTGTGTGATAGTTGAGCATATTAGGTTTTACATAGGAGTAAATTCAACGaagaaacatttttatttataagaATGTTCATAAGATTTAATATATGGACCTAAAATATACCTGTATCATCTACCCCTGAGGGACTTCCAACCTTCTCAAGAAGGCGATGAAGATCTTTTGGATTGAATCCTTCAGGAGGGGAATAGTTTTCACAAACTGCAAATGCCTCTGCAAATTTGAACACCAGGGATTAGCATTATTAAACACAACCCTCCACCAacccaaaaaaaagagaggaaaaaaaaaaagaaatttgaaaagtttAGGGTGTATGAGATTTAAATTTTTCCGAGCAACTTATAATTTATAAGCAGATACAAAGACAAAAGATTGTCTTATATATGTATTAAGAAGTTATTGGAAGGTGCAAATCAATCAGACTTAAATGAATATAACTTAGATATAACccaataaatgaataaatacttTAACACACTCCTTTACATGGAGCCGTTGGTTATTGAAGCATGGATATGGCATAGACTCGTCCTACCTTGTGCTGAAATTGaacttttatttaaaagaacGGGGGAAAATAAAAACTGAAATTCAGACCACTTGGTTATAGTAACACTGGTATTATCTTATGAACTATGTCCTCAAAATTTTAAACTGTTGGGGAAAATAAAAGCCTTATCTTGCTATGGCATAGACTCGTCCTACTTTGTGTTaaatcttaaaccctaaactctaaaccattgAATATAGACACATAAGTATTATTATATCTTAACACTAAGCCATGTCAAAACTTGTAAAGAGAATAAAAGCATGCATATCAAAAGATAACACAGTAAGAAAATGGGAAACAAGAAATTACCTATGCTGGAATTGCGACTGCTTTTTGGTTTTGCAAAAGTAACAACagggaaaaataattttagctGCAAATAGAAAGGAGCAATATGTAATGATGACTCTAAGCTTATAATAAAAACTGGAATTTATGAAAAGCTGCtacgaaaaaaaaaatgtgtaaTAAATGTAGATCTGCAACAATAACAAATATAATGATGCACCTTTACCACATATCTTATTATGATGAACAATTCACATGCACAACTGTAGACACTAAAATTTTGAATACCCATGAGTAGGTTTCTAGTTCTAACTAGACAAAAAGCATGCTACCAGTGAACGAAGCaatattactttctttttttattaaagaaaatcttttaaatttacaaGTGCGCTTATATTTCTCAAGAAAATGAATCAATAgctttcctttaattttttagaGTACTAAGTTGATTTTTATCATTCAGCTCACTTTCCCCTTTAGAATTCATCTCATCAGTCTTGTAGTATTTGGACGACTTCCATTCCTTTTGGCTTGAGTATCATTCAATGTGAAACATACGTACCAAAAAAGAATGACTGGTAGAATATATACTAGCTTAGCAATTGCAAAGAATGCTTAAGTTCCAACTTCCTACAATCTTTACAATAAGGGCCTGAGGAGAAATTTTAAATACCTGACAATATAAAAGACTTGTATCTTTTCCTCTAAATATCTTTGCTATAAATTTCCCTCCTTCCTTAAGGACATGGGAAACAATTGTCAAACCCTGTAAGGAGTAACCTGGTTAGCATCAAgtagccatatatatatatttcacaagagataactatatatatatatatatatatatatttcacaaGAGATAACAAAAGAATGGTCAGTTCTTCATAACcctcaaaatttttttcctcctgaatttcaaatttgaatAGGACAAAAATGCAATGTGGTGCGCCTTAGAGGACAAGCACGTATGAAAGAACAAAAGATGAGAAGGTTATAAGAACAAAAAAACTTATTGGAACAAAAAAACTTACTGCAAGTATGAGTTGGGACTGAACAAATTCGTCCATGTCATGAAGCCCAGTAACTGCAAAATCACTTACAATTAAATGTTTTCTACTTAAATAACATAAATGCTATGCTTCATAACTACGCAGTTAATTATCATATTTTGTTTACCATCCGGAGCACCATCACACACAACTAGGTCAGCCTTGCAGCCATCAAAATGTCTGATGACctgaataaaaaatgataaagaaaacaATTTTCAAACTTTAGTACAATAGGGAATTGAGATAAATTAACTGATGGAACATGCAGCCTGCAAGTTCCATTGTTCAAAAAagaaatgagaaaagaaaaaaaaatgataaaaaggaGGATGAACTCTCGATCAAATTTCCGTATAAAAGAAACACAGCTTAGATAATAAGATAAGACAGATTAAGTATAATTTTCCAATTGCATATGTGAAACATTCTCATCCCAGcccaacaaaataaatatagtacAGCATGACAGCAGTATTACTGTTTACCACTTCAGCAGTCCGTGCATTAGTTATATCACCCTGCACCTGGATAACACCTTCAATTGGAGCCATTGGCTGCAAATCAATAGCTACAATAAGAGGAAGATCTTCATCCCTGATATCAAAATGAGGAGAAATTTGACAACCAAGACAAAAAAGCCAGCTGatatgatttacatcatgttcagAAACATAAAGCACACCACTTTCACGTTGAATATTCAAAAGCattgatttgattattttataaattcgATAGAACATATGAGTGGGAAACAAAGCActctcaaagaaaagaaaacttaCTTTGCATCAGGTGCAAGTTTAACCGGGAGATACACTTTACGACTCAAAACCTGAACATAAGAATTGATTGTTATGAAGATGGACATATAGTGCAAGCTCTGTTATCCCTATTCTAGTACTTCTACTATTGATGATATATCTCCATGTCATGGACTGACCTCGGTTCCAGTCTCCAGTATcatgttaaaagttaaaataatttCAGCAGaataaactaaaaacaaaaagttGTGTCTAGCTAGTAATGACATTGTTTAAAGTACTTTAAACTTAAAACCATGCAGTTGATTGGTcttgttgctgctgctgctgaaGCAAAAGATGCTTTTCAAAACATTTGTGGTTGTGCATAAtatgaaataatttaaatgaataaTATTGGCTAACAATTCAAATACCAAAACAGTGATCATTTCCAGTCACTAGTACCTGACTCCAGCTACCTGGGGCAGCACATAAATCTACAACACGCTTCACTCCTGCcagaatttgaatttgtttcaCATAATGTAATACATACATAGAAATAAGGAATCACAATGCCATATCAATCTGTAGTAGACTCGAGTACAAAaccaaattttaattgaaaacatttcattatttcttagaCAAGAACAAGTAAGAAATCCATTTATCCCAAGAAGTCACATGAAAAAGGAGTGTAAGAAAGTCACTTGTCTATTGTTGACTTCAATTTCTATTTACTGGGCTAACACATAATGGGGTAATGACATTATCAAACTCATGAATACAGGACAGAGGGCAATACCATCCATACAAAAACATattaataaaacaaattaaaaagaaaactgAAAAATTCACCTAGCTAGTTAACATTTTCCATGTCCCTTGAATAACCAATTAAAACACGCACCTTCAAAAATGTTGAACTCCTCATCTATCTGAAGGAGTTTAAAGGCACTTCGAGCACGCCaaccttcttcttttgctttccGGTAATATATATCCTGCAAAAGCCAATTCAGCTAAACATATAAGGGAAGCCCAAAAACACAAACAGCAAATTCAGAAAGTGGGAACCAATCTCTACAACACCCTCTTATCCCTTGATGCTTTGCCCATAATTTCTCTCTCACTTTCCAAACTGCTAATCCTGAAAAGCAAAAACAACAAATACCATAAAACACACATAGACACATAAAGGCATTGCATCAAACACCTTATTTgcataacaaaaggaaaacaacaacaacaacaacaagacaCCATAACGAACTAGATTGTTTTTATGACCTTTAATTTTGATTAGGTTGCTTTTGCTCATGTTTTtgctttttatctttaatttatatttttttatttatccaaaACACCCCCATTATTTACAACAATGGGcttttagaattaaattaaaggTTTACCAGTTAGCTGCTCCGCTGCTGGCAATGAACAACCACGGGCTAGTGGCCAGCGGCAGCAACTGTCAACGATGACGGAAACGAGAAACCAGATGTATCCGGTGTGACGGTGCGGTGATCAACGGCGAATCGTATTGGTGACTGGTGAGGCTGTGAGCTGCGAAACTGCGAATTGTGGTAGACCGATGGTGACTTATATGGCTGGCTGGCTGGTGGTTGGTGGTGGCCGTCGGACGTGGCTGACCGGCCGAAGAACGGACGAGACAGTGAAgcacgaagaagaagaatgccGGGGAGGCGGGGAGCGGAAGCTGTGTGTGCCGGTGCCCTAATCctcctaattttttaattctggTTCAACCGGACCGTGTCCACTGACTCGAGCCTTGATTTTATCTTTAGCCGGGTCTAGATTTCTTTTTATATCGGATTCAGCCGGATCCAAATGAATTCGGACAAAATTTGACTCAAACCAATTGGGTATGGGCGGAACCTTTGAACTAATCTGGGCCATGAACAACCCTAAGCAGaatcaagaaagaaagagaggcctgaccaaaaattataaaagaaagagGGAAGCTACTTTTTTTATATGTCCAAGAGAACTTTGGGCTTTTGGCAATGGCGGTGGTGGAAGTGGAAATGGAAGATATGGCTGCTCTAGCAGTGAATAATGATCAGCCAAACTAGTTTCTAATGACCAAATGAACTGgcgttaaaaaataataaacctaCTTTGAAAATAACTAGTctcataaaaactaatttttgtcgtcatgtgacatattttttaatagagAGTTGATattgttccaaaataataatattagaatCGAggtgtcttttttatttataatgaaTTCGTATTGTTCTTTATGAAAATAGTCGACGATTGAGTTGggtttttgtttaaaaatatacCATTCGTATTTAAGAAAatcattttatatattatttttgtgtatatattttttatatttttttacaaaacataattgataaaaagtaaaaaaaattattttttatgccataaaattagaaaaaagattagacgatcaatataatttataatttttaatcaatagttagtcatttaatttaatattctcCGTGAACCGTGGTGAAATAATAGCATAACTGCATAAGGAATGGGTTCACCAACTTCCAGCATTCCAAGTATGGAAATTAATCCAAAGAGAATTATATTTCCCCATTTCTGAATCATTCCTTTGGAAATGTAGCAGAACCCTAGTATATAgagtaaatagttattttttatcataaaaaaatttagatgctGATAAAACTGACTaagaaaaattgaaactaaaatgATATTTATATAAGATAAGTtttgtttgataaaaataattaatcattaaatttttattaataatttcgTAAATACTCTCTCCTATCCTAAATCGATTCATCCATTTTCTGTCCCTATAGTCATTGCCACCTACTGGCTACCATACCTCTTCCGAGAAGCCTCTAAATTCTGTTACAATGGCTCGAACTCCAACAACAGTTGCAGCAACAACAATCACACTACCTCGCTCAGATGCAACACAACGCCGATGTTTCAACGTACCGCAGTTTCAAACTATGGAACGAGCATCAGCTCCAGCAACAACATCACGTGATAGCACATCACCATCAATCCCGTCCTCTCTTCCACCGAGATCTCCACTCATCGGTTATTGCGCTTGGCATAGCGTCAGTAGAGCATCTGATGAGCAGTCTCTGTCGAGATCGGCGGTTATGGCAATGCGGTCTGCTACGGCGGGAGAAGTCGGAGGAGCAGGAAGCAGAACAACTGGAATAAACTGTCAAGATTGCAGNNNNNNNNNNNNNNNNNNNNNNNNNNNNNNNNNCTGCCCTCACATGAGGTGCAGGACTTGTTGCAAGAGTCGTGGGTATGAGTGCAAGACCCACGTGAAGAGCACGTGGGTCCCAGCCGCTAAGCGTTGCAAGCGCCAACAGCAGTTAATGGCGCTTCAGGATCACTAAAACAAAGATGCTTCAAAGAGACTTAGAGATGGCGGTAATAGCAACAACCCTTCCACTTCTTTAGCACTTGTTTGCACTACTCGTTTGCCCTCCATTGGTACTATCACATTCATTATtcatctatctatctatctatatcCATTTGTGTAGGTCATTGATTTCGTTTTCATTTTGTATTTGTTGCATCTGAGCGGGGTAGTGTTGCTGTAGTTGTTGTTGGAGTTCGAGCCATTGTAGCAaagttcaaaaattttttggagGAGGTATGATAGGCGGCGACAATTGTAGGAAGAGAAAGGGAATGAATCAATTTAGGGCAGGGGAGGGGTATTAGTTACAgaattatcaataaaaatttaaggaTCAATTGTTTTTTGTCGAAAAAAACTTATCTTATATGagtataactttaattttaattttttatgattagttTTGTCAACGTCTAAATTTTTTATGGTCATAAATGACTATTTACTCTTAGTTATAATGTGT
This sequence is a window from Arachis duranensis cultivar V14167 chromosome 2, aradu.V14167.gnm2.J7QH, whole genome shotgun sequence. Protein-coding genes within it:
- the LOC107475189 gene encoding putative tRNA (cytidine(32)/guanosine(34)-2'-O)-methyltransferase, with the protein product MGKASRDKRDIYYRKAKEEGWRARSAFKLLQIDEEFNIFEGVKRVVDLCAAPGSWSQVLSRKVYLPVKLAPDAKDEDLPLIVAIDLQPMAPIEGVIQVQGDITNARTAEVVIRHFDGCKADLVVCDGAPDVTGLHDMDEFVQSQLILAGLTIVSHVLKEGGKFIAKIFRGKDTSLLYCQLKLFFPVVTFAKPKSSRNSSIEAFAVCENYSPPEGFNPKDLHRLLEKVGSPSGVDDTDCCSGRLEGPNKVYIPFLACGDLSGYDSDRSYPLPKVVGGTYQSLDPVQPPIAPPYKRALELKKGTSQGGGIRELENLTLDS